The Synergistota bacterium sequence TTCTATAATCAAAGGGATCTTTAATCGCACTCCTGATATAGATGTGACCATTCCTAAGCTTTATAAATATAAAAGGGCTCTCAAGCTTAAAACTTGAGAGCCCTTCGAAATCAAAGATTAATAGCTGTACTTAATCCTCCTCAAAGATCTCATAAGGGCACGATGTAGGCCACTGAGGTAGCAAGCCAACAAACATTATTCCTGCTACAACCAAAAGCCTTAAATCCTCATCGCCTGTATTAAATACCCTGTGACATGTATTCTCTTTATTATAAACGGCATCACCAGCCTCGAAAGGAAACCTCTGTCCCTCTACCTCAACTTCCCCTTTACCTTGAAGAACGTAATATATTTCCTCACAATTATGACGATGAAGAGGGCTATGAGCACCTGGCGGAATCTCCACTATCCCAACTATTAGCGATTTTGTAGGAAATCCAGTCTCAGGATATATTACCTTCCAGTCCCTTACTCCCTTTTTCTTTTCCATGGGAGCTCCTCCTATAAACTCGCTCTTTTTTATGACCACCTTATGCAATGTTTGTACACCTCCTTATGTTCTTATCTCTATTAAAATATAGCCATAAATACCAATATCATAACAAGGGTTGTAACCGCATTAATAGCAGTGGCCAAAGTATAGGTCTTAAAACCACCTTTAGTAGTTAGCCCTGAGACCTTAGCAACAACCCAAAAACCGCTATCGTTTATATGACATCCCAAAAGAGCTCCAGAACCAATAGCCAATGCTAGCCACAAGCCAGGTACATTGAGCTGAGATATCAAAGGAGCCATAAGATTGGCAGTGGTTATTATAGCAACAGTTCCTGAACCTTGAGCTATCTTTATAACAGAAGCTATTATCCATGCTAAAAACAGAATAGGTATCTGATAAACTTTCATAGCTTCTGCTAAAACCTTTCCTATATTACTTCCACCTAAAACGGCCCCAAGAGATCCACCTGCGCCAGTTATAAGTAAAACTATTCCAGCGCTTGCAAGAGCCTTATCTACAGACTTAGATAAACTCTCTCTGTCCATGGTGGTATAACCCACATAGAGGGCACACATCGCACCTAAAAGCATAGCTATGTTCCTATCACCTATGAAAAGAAGGAAGCTACCAAAAGGACCTGGTTCCTTTCCAGCTATAACCCTTACCAAAGAAGCTAAAAGAATCAAAACTATAGGTGTAACTATAGGAAGAAGAGAAAGAGCAAGAGAGGGAAGTTTACCCTTCGTTGTCTCTTCGTAAGAAACATCCTTAAAGAAAACATCTTCATCTTCAGAGGTATTCCAGAAACCCTTAACCTGAGTTATAAACTTATAGATGTAGAGAGCCAAGAAAGCTCCAGGTGCTCCAACTAAAAAGCCTCCCAAGATCATCTTTCCTAAAGGAACCTTCAAGGTATCAGCCACAACCAAAGGCCCAGGGGTAGGTGGAATAAGCATATGAGCCGTTCCTAAACCGATGATAAGCGAAGATAAAAGAAGAGGCACGCTTCCACTAGTAACTTTAGCGATCCTTCTTGCTATAGGAGCTAAGATTATAAAGCCGACGTCAAAAAATACAGGCGTAGATACTATCAGCGAAGCGGAACAAAGCGCTTCAGGTGTCCTCTTAGGAGAGAAAACCCTCAGTAAGGATCTAACTATACTCTCAACAGCACCAGAGTCAGCCAAAAGCTGTCCTATAATCACACCGAAACCTACAACTAAGCCTATTCCCGTCATTGTGGTACCAAATCCAGAAGCTATTGTAGAAGCGGTTTTTAAAGCACCTTGACCCGAAGCTATTCCAAAGTACAAAGCTCCCAAGATCAAACCAAAGACTGGAGACCATCTATAGCGTATTATAAGTATCAGAGCTATCGCTATAGCAACAACTAAATGAAACACAAGCATAAATTAACACCTCCTCCTATTAAAATGCATATTTATTCAAGGCTTCTTCATTTACATCTATCCCTAAGCCTGGTCCATCAGGCGGGATAGCATAACCATCAACTATCTCCAACGGGGTTCTCAGCACCTCCTCCCTTAAGGGTGTTAAAGAGACATCCCTTGGCACCTCTAAGCGGTTAGGAACTGCACAAGCAAAGTGAAGGGTAGCTGCAAAACCCACATCGCTACCATAAAAGTGAGGTGAATAAGGAAGCCCTCTTTCTTTCAGCAGATCGCATACCTTTCTCATTTCACCTATACTTCCCACTCTCGTTATATCAGGCATACCAATATCTATAGCTTTAAGGTCAAGGGCTTTCCTAAAGTCGCTAATACCGAAATAGTTTTCTCCAGCAGCAAGGGGGATGGTTAATCTTTCAGCTATTTCCGACATGGTTTTCAGGTCTTCACAGAGCGTAGGCTCTTCTATCCAGTCAGCTCCAGCTTCTTCCACCCTAAGCACCATTTCATAAGCCTCCTCGCTTTCCCAACCTTGATTAGCATCCACGTAAACCTTAACATCCTTACCAACGATAGATCTCGCCTTCTTTACAAGAATAACATCCTCTTCTTTGTCAAAACCTACCCTTATCTTCAAAGCCTTAAAACCAAGTTTTAAACACATAGTTAAAGAGCTCTCCAAATCAGACATATCCATACCTATCGCATAAAGTAGAACTTTATCCTTTTTCCCTCCGAGAAGCTTATAGAGAGGCTTATCCTCTACTTTACCCTTTATATCCCATAGCGCTATGTTAATGGCACTTATAGCCTGGTATATACAACCGCGAGCCCCCCACTGAAGACCTAATCTATAAAGCCTTGACATAACTCTATGGGTTAATCCCTCCGGATCAAGAGGGTTTTCGCCAATCAAAAGAGGTTTAAGACCATACTCTATGGTAGCCTTTCTCTCATAAATCGCCCAAGAAGGAAAGTTAACGAAAGCCTCACCCCAACCCGATATTCCTGCATCAGTCTCAACTTTAACCAACGCAAAGTTTCTATGAGTCAAAACACCCAATGAAAATTTAATAGGTTTAGGCAATTTACATTTAAGAGGAATGAATTTAACCTCAGTTATCCTCACATCTATCACCCCCTATAATAATATATAATATGTATGATATTTAGCAAAACAAAAAAACAAACTACCTATCCTCTATAAGTTTAAAAATCTCCTCAAAATGCTTTAGCATTGCTTCTTTTGCCTTCTCTTTATTTTTCGTCCTCAAGGCATTAACTATAACCCGATGAGTATCAACAGACTCAGTCCAGCTTCTATCTTTCTCCTTAATACACTTTTCCTTAATATATCTCCATAAATGCTTTCTCATCAAGAACAAAAATCCCTCCAACGTACTCTCAAGTATAGAGTTCTTAGTAAATTTAGCCAAATAACTATGAAAGAAATAATCAGCTTCTATAAAGGAATCAACATCACCTATCTTACCTGCCTCATTCATCTTATTCACGAAAGACTCAAGGGTCTTGATTTCGTCTTCAGAAATCCTCTCACATACAAGCTCTGCGATACCAGGCTCCAAAGCTTTCCTAGCCTCAATTATATCTATGGTATTTTCATCCTCTTGAAGTATCTCAAGAGCCCTACTAAAGGAGATGGGAAGATATCCTGTTACGTAAGTACCATCTCCCGCTTTCCTTTCTAAAACTCCAGCCATTTCTAAAGCAACTAAAGCCTCCCTTACCGCCGTTCTACTAACACCAATTCCTTCAGCTATGACCTGTTCTGGCGGTATCTTATCACCTACCTTAAACTTTCCAGCTTGAATGTTGTTTATTATCTGTTTAGCTACATATACGGACTTCTTGTCCCTATCAAGCTTCTCAAACAGAGAGCTTCACCTCCAACTATCCCTATTAATTCCCGTATACCCTAATACTTAACCCCCAAAGCCACAAATATACTCACGCTTGCATAATCACCCTTACAGCATGACCGAGCACAGCAGCTTTCCCCAATACCTTCCACAAAAACGCCCTTAAGCCCAGCATCTAAAAACCACTTCTTTACTTCTTCCCTTTTAAACCCCATCCAGCGATCGTGATGCTCCTCTTTTAAAAAGGTAAAGTTATGTTCATCCAAGTCGGTTATTACAAGCTTTCCACCCGGTTTTAGCACACGGGCCATCTCTCTTATAGCTTTAGCCGGATCTTCAACATGATGAAGGCACATGTTAGCAAAAATATAGTCAAAAGAGCTATCCAGAAAAGGTATGCTTTCAGCCCCGCCGATAACATAAATCACTTTTTCAAAATTAGAAAACTTGCTCCTCATTTTCTCTAACATGGCTTTCGATTGATCCATAGCTACAACCTTTAATCCCTTGGTAACTAATCCCTCTGTTATAAATCCTGTTCCAGCTCCAACATCGAGAGCTTCCTTACCCTCTTTAACATCTGCAAGAGCTATAGCCTTCTCTCTAACAGCCTCTGAAAAAAAGCTAGACCTCATTTGATCCCAATTAATAGCTACTCTGTCAAAATATTCCTTACTATCCAAAAATATCCCCCCCTCACCCAGATTAAAATATGGGTTAGGCAGGTTAACCTGCCTAACCCATATTTTAATCTAAACTTCTTTCTTTCGCCAGGTATAGGTCCCAAATATTACAAATAAGGTTTCAAGGAACAAAGCTAAGATCGTCACCCATGTCCAAATAGGAAGTCCCAATGCAGAGCGAGCATTCCAAGATCGAGGAGCATATTGTAAGTGTAGGCTTAAAGGTCATGAAAAGCGCCAAAGCTATCAGGATAAAAAGGGAGTATCTGCTTGCTCTTATAACCTGCTTTATAAAGACTGACTTAAGGTCAAATCTCTCCTCTCCACCTACCTGCAATGGAAAAGGCTAAATCTATAAAAAACTGCCCCGCCCCAGTTACACTAAGCAACGACCCAAATATTATAAAAACGATAATCACATTAGCAGAAACATCTAAAGCCGTCCCAAAAATCCCTTCAGTTCCATAATAAATTATGGTTGCGATCCTATTTAGGCTGTAACCCCTATGTCCGATAACAGCGGGTAGCCATTTGCCAATAAACACATATATTAAAAAGGCTATAGCTGTAACTGGCAACATCATACCAATGCTACGGCGTGCTCCTTCTATACTGACTAACACAGCGAAAATGGCTAAAACTATCTCCAAAGGCGTCCTCTGCCCAACCCCAATAAGGGTAATCTGCCTCCAAGCGACCATCAAGTAAATTCCTGAAAAAAGCGTCATGAAAACCAAAGCTAAATCAATAAAAACTGAGGTCTTATTCTTTTTACGACTTATTAAAAACATATATATAAAAACCCCAATCCAGTGGACCACCCTTTGATCCAAAGTGGATAAAGAACCAATAGCATTTGATAAAACGAAGGGTTCCTTCTTACATCCTCAAGAAGGAACCCCTATAAATGCCTATTTTAAAACCCCTTTCTCCTTAAAGAATCTCTCAGCCCCAGGGTGAAGCGGAATAGGGACGTCTTTACCATTTTCCACATTCATAACCTTAGCTGATTCAATGGTCTTTATAAGGATATCCAAATTTTCATACACAGCCTTACATATCTTATAGGCTATTTCCTCTTCTAAATCATCTCTGCAAAAAACAGCAGTTGTAGCAGCAACAGTAACCACATCTTCGTTTAATCCAGAATAAGTGTTTTTAGGGATGATAAACTTTATAAAATAAGGAGAAGCTTTAGTAACGCGCTCTATCACATCATCCTCAAACCTTATCATTACCCAATCTTTGCTTCTTGCCGCTAACTCTATAACAGCTTTCTGGGGTATAGCAGCCATAGCTAATAAAGCATCAGCATTACCATTTAGGAGAGCTTGAACGCCTTGGGTGTAAGAAACATAAATAGGCTTTAAATCCTCAAGGGCCATGTTATATTGCTTCAATATCTCTTTAAATAGCACTATCTGGCCTCCACCCGCTGGTCCAAGAACTACCCTTTTACCCTTCAAATCCCTCACAGTTTTTATACCAGTGGTTTTAAGAGTTAAAACATGAACAACGCTTGGCTGAATCGTAAATAGGCCTCTTAAGTTTTTATATGCTTCCTTGTAAGGTTCAAGTCCATGATATCCAGCATAAAGTATATTACCATTAGCCATACCAATTTGAACCTTGTTTTTGGCAACCAAGACAACATTTTCAACTGATCCACCCGTAACTTCAGCGGTTGCCTGGACTCCCTCAACATATTTATTAATTATGCTTGCAATAGCCCCTCCTAAGGGATAGAAGTAACCCCCTGTTCCTGCAGTTCCTATAGAAATGTGTTTAGTAGCAGCCAGAGCGACTACATTAAAACTCAGCAATGCAAAAGCTATCAGAAACAAAATCACAAGCCTTTTCATCTAAATACCCCCTTTCTGCATTTTTTTAAATAATAAAATTTGTTAAAAAACA is a genomic window containing:
- a CDS encoding cupin domain-containing protein, encoding MVIKKSEFIGGAPMEKKKGVRDWKVIYPETGFPTKSLIVGIVEIPPGAHSPLHRHNCEEIYYVLQGKGEVEVEGQRFPFEAGDAVYNKENTCHRVFNTGDEDLRLLVVAGIMFVGLLPQWPTSCPYEIFEED
- a CDS encoding GntP family permease, with translation MLVFHLVVAIAIALILIIRYRWSPVFGLILGALYFGIASGQGALKTASTIASGFGTTMTGIGLVVGFGVIIGQLLADSGAVESIVRSLLRVFSPKRTPEALCSASLIVSTPVFFDVGFIILAPIARRIAKVTSGSVPLLLSSLIIGLGTAHMLIPPTPGPLVVADTLKVPLGKMILGGFLVGAPGAFLALYIYKFITQVKGFWNTSEDEDVFFKDVSYEETTKGKLPSLALSLLPIVTPIVLILLASLVRVIAGKEPGPFGSFLLFIGDRNIAMLLGAMCALYVGYTTMDRESLSKSVDKALASAGIVLLITGAGGSLGAVLGGSNIGKVLAEAMKVYQIPILFLAWIIASVIKIAQGSGTVAIITTANLMAPLISQLNVPGLWLALAIGSGALLGCHINDSGFWVVAKVSGLTTKGGFKTYTLATAINAVTTLVMILVFMAIF
- a CDS encoding mandelate racemase/muconate lactonizing enzyme family protein yields the protein MRITEVKFIPLKCKLPKPIKFSLGVLTHRNFALVKVETDAGISGWGEAFVNFPSWAIYERKATIEYGLKPLLIGENPLDPEGLTHRVMSRLYRLGLQWGARGCIYQAISAINIALWDIKGKVEDKPLYKLLGGKKDKVLLYAIGMDMSDLESSLTMCLKLGFKALKIRVGFDKEEDVILVKKARSIVGKDVKVYVDANQGWESEEAYEMVLRVEEAGADWIEEPTLCEDLKTMSEIAERLTIPLAAGENYFGISDFRKALDLKAIDIGMPDITRVGSIGEMRKVCDLLKERGLPYSPHFYGSDVGFAATLHFACAVPNRLEVPRDVSLTPLREEVLRTPLEIVDGYAIPPDGPGLGIDVNEEALNKYAF
- a CDS encoding FadR family transcriptional regulator; protein product: MINNIQAGKFKVGDKIPPEQVIAEGIGVSRTAVREALVALEMAGVLERKAGDGTYVTGYLPISFSRALEILQEDENTIDIIEARKALEPGIAELVCERISEDEIKTLESFVNKMNEAGKIGDVDSFIEADYFFHSYLAKFTKNSILESTLEGFLFLMRKHLWRYIKEKCIKEKDRSWTESVDTHRVIVNALRTKNKEKAKEAMLKHFEEIFKLIEDR
- a CDS encoding class I SAM-dependent methyltransferase, which encodes MDSKEYFDRVAINWDQMRSSFFSEAVREKAIALADVKEGKEALDVGAGTGFITEGLVTKGLKVVAMDQSKAMLEKMRSKFSNFEKVIYVIGGAESIPFLDSSFDYIFANMCLHHVEDPAKAIREMARVLKPGGKLVITDLDEHNFTFLKEEHHDRWMGFKREEVKKWFLDAGLKGVFVEGIGESCCARSCCKGDYASVSIFVALGVKY
- a CDS encoding TRAP transporter large permease subunit; amino-acid sequence: MFLISRKKNKTSVFIDLALVFMTLFSGIYLMVAWRQITLIGVGQRTPLEIVLAIFAVLVSIEGARRSIGMMLPVTAIAFLIYVFIGKWLPAVIGHRGYSLNRIATIIYYGTEGIFGTALDVSANVIIVFIIFGSLLSVTGAGQFFIDLAFSIAGRWRGEI
- a CDS encoding TAXI family TRAP transporter solute-binding subunit — its product is MKRLVILFLIAFALLSFNVVALAATKHISIGTAGTGGYFYPLGGAIASIINKYVEGVQATAEVTGGSVENVVLVAKNKVQIGMANGNILYAGYHGLEPYKEAYKNLRGLFTIQPSVVHVLTLKTTGIKTVRDLKGKRVVLGPAGGGQIVLFKEILKQYNMALEDLKPIYVSYTQGVQALLNGNADALLAMAAIPQKAVIELAARSKDWVMIRFEDDVIERVTKASPYFIKFIIPKNTYSGLNEDVVTVAATTAVFCRDDLEEEIAYKICKAVYENLDILIKTIESAKVMNVENGKDVPIPLHPGAERFFKEKGVLK